A region from the Mercenaria mercenaria strain notata chromosome 7, MADL_Memer_1, whole genome shotgun sequence genome encodes:
- the LOC128558364 gene encoding uncharacterized protein LOC128558364, with protein MFLTITGMTETQMAGVNSEGGTTDRGTDRVAIEGEAVTEGETVTDARCTPANVYEFLNDGIVFICGDFNSRCSDHEDYICGVDNIPERNVVDFTSNAYGDLFIDFLINTNMCMLNGRNFTKNDFTSISSKGSSVVDYCIIPHEKLDIFSEISMLRVMDVINNINNVPALANTSLPDHSILSWKLTCNISNACNYDKCNVQPVSFDKFDVTDVPNTFLSDQESILNVNRVIEKLERSQQTQCDVDAIFSNWCEIVKNNMYKSLPFVKIGGKKVRKKRRPGKPWWSNTLTELWNDMCGKERRWLNCTNRNEKLHLKSIYVSSRRVFDREVQRAKRLYWFSLQNGLLNDCNVDCNSFWKSIGKIGIANAKSNQIPLEIVLEDGSVSTNIQDVLNRWKHDFSSLFDNVNIQPQSTESDNQYNDESQYSFNESISVLEVKKAVESANLGKACGIDNIPVEVLRNDISIYFLHVLYNVCFNSGVTPVIWNKCIINPIPKSATADPRNPLSYRGISLTSAMYKIYCMILNARLSTWAENYDKLEDEQNGFRKKT; from the exons ATGTTTCTCACGATAACAGGAATGACAGAGACACAAATGGCTGGCGTGAACAGCGAGGGCGGAACAACAGACAGGGGAACAGACAGGGTGGCAATAGAGGGCGAGGCGGTTACAGAGGGCGAGACGGTGACAGACGCTAGGTGCACGCCGG CAAATGTATATGAATTTTTAAACGATGGCATTGTCTTTATTTGCGGTGACTTTAATAGTCGCTGTAGTGACCATGAGGATTACATTTGTGGTGTTGATAATATACCAGAACGCAATGTTGTTGATTTTACCTCAAATGCTTATGGTGATCTATTTATAGATTTTCTTATAAATACCAACATGTGTATGTTGAATGGgcgtaattttacaaaaaatgatttcacatcaATCTCGAGCAAGGGTAGCTCGGTTGTGGATTACTGCATTATCCCCCATGAAAAGTTAgacattttttcagaaatttcaaTGCTGCGTGTTATGGATgttataaataatatcaataatgtTCCTGCACTAGCAAACACTAGTTTACCAGATCACTCaattttgtcatggaaacttacaTGTAATATTTCGAATGCTTGTAATTATGATAAATGTAATGTGCAACCGGTATCTTTTGATAAATTCGATGTTACAGATGTACCTAACACTTTTTTAAGCGACCAAGAGTCTATCCTTAATGTAAATAGGGTAATTGAAAAGCTTGAGAGATCTCAACAGACTCAATGTGATGTTGATGCTATTTTCAGTAACTGGTGTGAAATTGTAAAGAATAATATGTACAAATCGTTACCTTTTGTCAAAATTGGCGGTAAGAAAGTCCGTAAAAAGCGCCGTCCGGGTAAACCTTGGTGGTCAAACACACTGACTGAGCTATGGAATGACATGTGTGGTAAGGAACGTAGGTGGCTGAATTGTAcgaatagaaatgaaaaattgcATTTGAAGTCTATCTATGTTTCCAGTCGTAGAGTGTTTGATAGAGAAGTCCAAAGAGCCAAGCGTCTGTACTGGTTCTCTCTGCAAAATGGACTCCTAAATGATTGTAATGTTGATTGTAATTCTTTTTGGAAATCCATTGGAAAAATCGGTATAGCAAATGCTAAGAGTAATCAAATTCCATTAGAAATTGTACTTGAGGATGGTTCTGTATCAACAAATATTCAAGATGTTCTAAATAGATGGAAACATGATTTTAGTTCACTTTTTGACAATGTTAATATTCAACCCCAGTCAACTGAAAGTGATAACCAGTATAATGATGAATCACAGTATAGCTTTAATGAAAGTATATCTGTATTAGAAGTTAAGAAAGCTGTTGAGAGTGCAAATCTTGGAAAGGCGTGTGGTATTGATAATATTCCTGTTGAGGTTTTACgaaatgatatttcaatatattttcttcatgtgCTGTATAATGTATGCTTCAACTCTGGAGTAACCCCGGTGATTTGGAATAAATGCATTATTAATCCGATTCCGAAATCGGCCACTGCTGATCCAAGAAATCCACTCTCATACAGAGGCATATCGTTAACGTCTGCTATGTATAAGATATACTGTATGATATTAAATGCAAGACTTAGTACTTGGGCTGAAAATTATGACAAGTTAGAGGATGAGCAGAATGGTTTTCGTAAAAAAACGTAG